The DNA window gctgcaatattggtcactagagggcagtgtttGCCCAAGTCACACATTTTCTTCCCCAGGGCTGAAGAGCTCGTTCACACATTTGTTAATATGTTGGAAACTAAATTAAACTTACTGATGTGTGTCAATTAATGTTGAGAGATAACTTTAGTTCATGATTAATAGTGAAATGATCATTTTTAAAGTGTAGGCATGAAATTTGGATGATTTGCCAAAAACGAGGGATTTATTACAACACCTCTGTGCATTGTACtatcagcctcaaacctcattcacacattcaaggtcccgccctgatcagatccatgtatcaatattgactcaatttcaaagcccgaccctgctggctacaggaagtgacatgttttatactttgatgcactgctcctggctgctaTACAATAAGTAGCTCAAAAGAGCTGAGACAAGTCATTGAAccatggtcagaattgtgacattccCTCAAACCTGAagttgtaacattgtccaattgtcttaaAATAGCTCAtgctacatcagagcccctacttgaacagatctattagtctgtatgtaataatagtgatggcaCCACCTGGCAACATAATCGTGTGATCTGCAATGATAGCATGGACCGTACTGtacaattagcaggcaaggatcgacatcgcgtgacagacgcaggaagtCAAGCGTGTTTATAAGTGATGTGTCCTTCTGGGTCGagtttttgtcatttgttttctctgtagTGTATCTCACCCACACATATGCTCTGCCTTTACATCAGAATTACACAGAACCAATCTAataagatttttattttaagagtAACCACAGGGGGCACAAACTGCAGTTCGAGAACTAAATTTACCATGAAAATGCTTGATAATATAAGTTCGCAGTTAACAACCAATACACTAATTTGATTCCAAATCATGCTctctcttccacacacacacacacacacacacacatattgaggGTACACTATGTTCCTTCTCACATTTACTGCATTGCAACTTCATTTCAGTGTTAACTCAAGGTTTTGTTATAGCTGTACTGTATTTGTCCCTGtactgtgtccctgtgttttCTCTGGTCTCTCCTCTcgttaatattgtttttgtttctatcTGCTGTAATACTTCATGATTAATTCAGAGTTGCCTAGGGTCTGTTGTAAATAACTATCATGTCAGGGCTCCACCTATCCAgcctgtgcttttatttttgaagcagACCTCATGTGTTCCAGTggcgctgtgtgtgtctgtggttgtgtgtgtgtgtgtgtgtgtgtgtgtgtgtgtgtgtgtgtgtgtgtgtgtgtgtgtgtgtgtgtgtgtgtctgtatgtgtgtgtctgtggttgtgttggtgcagcagtGCAGGCAGCAGATTATATATATCTTCCTTATGTGATGAATTGTGAAGCAGGGACACTCACTCTTATTCTGCTGCAACTCTAATACCAATACTTGGTTAAAGACAACATATTAAAAGGGCTGCAACACACTTGTAACCTGGTTCAACAATCTGTCTTCATCAGACCCAGGACCTGCATGTATCCGTCATCCATTGTAAATGTATTACAGCATTTCACTGTGAGTGTAGACCCACACTGAACCAGGATCAGTTTGTCTAAGAGAGAAAACGTTCTCTATGAATATCAGATCAGAACCAACATAATATTGCTCTTGAAAGTGATAGTTGGGGATAAAAGTAGAATAATGCTCTTGATAATTAAAGGAAAGTGTTATTTtccatattattaaaaatataatattattggttatttatttccagaataatattattttacaacttttattttatggGCAGCTGATCAGTTCTGCAGTAACTGacacacaggtgtgtgtctccatcTAGTGGCAACGCCTCCACACTGCAGTAGTACCATAGACTGAGTAATACATGTAAAAACCTGCACCACAGTAAATAAACTTTGTGCTTCTGActgaaaaaaactttaaaattaaGTGAGTATCATTAAAAATTGATAGAAGTACATATACAGCCGCCTGTACTTATAATATAtcgatatatgtgtgtgtgtgtgtgtgtgtgtgtgtgtgtgtgtgtgtgtgtgtgtgtgtgtgtgtgtgtgtgagaacaccTTTTTATTTACTCTAGCATGTCTCAAAAATAtaccacaaaacaaaacagtatttctgTACGTAGTGAAAGGTGTACACTGTGTACATATTCTCTGTAATCTTATTGGGTCTTTTTTATTTCGATATAATTGATACTTTCACATCTGCTGCTGTAAGAAGTGACTTTAATATCAACAGTTTATCTTTATCTATATATAATCCTGAGTCTACATCTGTGGACTGTCCACATTCAAATCACTGATCAAAACTAGTGTCTCACATGAAATGTGTTAATATTAATCTAATTATTATTTcacttgttctcctcctcttcatagtgctctctctcgtcctctctctccctctctctgtctgtctgtctgtctgtctgtctgtctgtctgtctgtctgtctgtctgtctgtctgtctgtctgtctgtctgtctgtctgtctgtctgtatttctgtctatctctctctgtatttctctctgtctctctctctctctgtatttttccctctctctctctctgtctctctctctctctctctctctctctctctctattctcctcttctccccctctctctctctgtgtgtgtctctctctctctattctcctcttctccctctccctcagtGGTCGTATCGAAACTACACGtcgccctctgattggctgcagcgCCGCGTCGGCCGCAGCGGACCAATCAGCGCGGGCCACGGTGAGAGTTGTCCGTGTAGTTTAGCAGCGCAGCGAGCGGCGAGGAGCGAGTGCTTGTGAGGACGAGagaagagcagctgagaccatgAGGACCCTTCTACTTGGTGAGAGACTCGACCTGTACTTTGATCTCTAATTTATACTCAAACATGCGTTAATTGATTTAACGCTgcgtgtgtttcagtgtgtgtttctctcgcTTGAGGTTAGCTGGAGTTGCTCAGTGAAGATGCACAGGCCTCTGTTGTCTGTCAATGAATAAACTTCACCTGTTACACAAATGATCACAACTCTGCTCATCAGATGTAATAGATCCCTGTTTGTTGAGTCCTGTGTCAGTGTAAATGAAACATCTGTGATCACACACTGCTGATGAGTTTGTGTTGCCATGTTGTGTTGCAAGGagtgttgtgctgctgtgttaGGGTTGCCAACCGTCCCTTGAAAAACGGAATCGTCCCGTATTTGGAAACATAAGCACCTGTCCCGTATTGAGCTGAAAACGGACGCACTTTGTCCCTTATTactgtgagatttaaaaaatggtcagTAAAATGCCaatggaaaatgaataacaggGCGCTTTATATGAAAATTTACGGTAAACTTGTTCCCAGGCAATGTCCTTCTCTGGGATCAATGAGCTGACAGCATATTCATATAACATGTtctgtttgcacttttgttattgcactaaaaatatgcactatttcaggatggatgttctgctttctatctattgttttatattaatgtatacagttttaagttaagcaagacaggtttctgtttaagaaaaattcttattttattgagttaattttgttcattatttgtagtgaattgctggataataatttgttttccatgtgttcatgtcactGCTGATgataaacctgtgtgtgttgccatgttgtgttgcaggagtgTTGGGCTGctccctgctgctgtgtgtccgGGCCATGTACTCGGCCAGTGATGATGTGGTGGAGCTCACACCTTCCAACTTCAACAGGGAAGTGATCCAGAGTGACAGTCTGTGGCTGGTGGAGTTCTACGCTCCCTGGTGAGTCCACACAACTCTTACTTTCAGTGTGTCCGGGTTCAACCAAGCACTGACACGTCTGTAGCTTCCTGCCACCTGACAGGGAGTCGGTGGTGGCGGGTTGTCCTCTTCACAGGGAACATTCATGTGTTTAGTTTGGGGGGGGAATTTGAATGCAAAGCAGGCCGCTCTGCCTTGGGTTGAGCAAAGGTTTCACATGTTCCAGTGTCATGCAAGAGCAATTCAGAgtgacagagaaataaaaaccacaCAATACGTGGCACTGAAATGAACCAAGATTCTGTCCATCCTGGAAAAGGGATTCCTCACAGCTCTATCTGaggtatttattttttctctgtagTTTTATTCTGACCCTTGTTGAGGGTCAAGCGCAGAGGAGGTCACGCCTTGTTGAGCCCTTTGAGGCCAATTGTGATTATGGGATATACAAACAAAACTGGATTGATCTTGCGGTGGCAAAGATAAAAACTGCACCCATGTAGCAAACTGGCTCACTAACCTGATTCACCGTCCCAGCGCCAAACGGCATCTTGTGGTATTTTTTTTAGCACGTTTTTCTGTCAGGTTTAGATTTAACTCCTGGAAACTTGCAGAAAACCAATCTTTTGACCACGTTGATACATTTGAATTGGGGTTTTTCGACGAGCATTAGCCATAAGAGATTTCTACACCAAAAGTGTATGTAAATAAAAGGTGTCAAATATTCTGTGGATGTGTTAGTATTTAACTTGGTTCTGTGACTGATGGGGGTCACAATTCCTTGTGAAGTACAGATGGGGACAAAATGAACACGATTATCATTTGTATTCATCTTTCTGATCCTTACCCATCATTTGGATGCATCTATTATAAATCCACATTAGTAGCAAACATCTCCCTCATTCATGAATTACAGTTATTATCAATCACACCTGTGCATCTCATTTGTTTATCTCCGCAGGTGCGGCCACTGTCAAACCCTTGCTTCGGATTGGAAGAAGGTGGCGACGGCCCTCAAGGTAAACAAATCATCTCTGTCGTCTTATCACCAGCGTGGCTGTCGACTCGCAGGCTGTCAGCTGGAGACGTTTCCACTGAAAAGCTTTAACTCACGGAGGGAGAGATAAAGTTGCTCCAGCAGGAGTTTGATATATTTGAAATTACAGTGTTTTGACGGCTGTGTTATTATGTTTTTAGATAAAAGAAAGTACCACTGAAATCagtcatgaataaaaaaaaggggcCAACAGACTCCGTGAAAGAGGTTGTTTTTCATTGCAGTCCGTCTGAAAGTAATAGTTTTCATGATATTATGTGGAGCGCTGGGAAAGGACCCGAGAaagaatccattacattttgaattgaTCCAGATAAACAAGCACATCCATGATTATTTCTTTTAGTTCATATACTTTGCGAGATAGGGCGTtaaccttggcagaggtatgcaatCTCCGAGCACCCTTCCACTTTTTATCTGAACTACACTGTTTGTGCAGAGAAATCTAGATTTCATAACCACTGTAAGAGTTTCTGAAGAGATACAGAGATGTGAAACTGATTTCAAAATCATACAACGGGCATTGAGAGACGACAATATATTTAGCTGTAATAAAAAGTTGAGTGTGAAAAAAAACCCATAACCTGTTTGTCCTGGAACTTTTCAGGGAATTGTCAAGATCGGTGCCGTGGACGCAGATCAGCACAAGTCGCTTGGCGGACAGTACGCCGTCAAAGGCTTCCCCACCATCAAGATCTTTGGAGGCAATAAGAACAAGCCAGAGGAATACCAAGGTACAGATGGAAGCCATGCAACCTCtccttcattttcttttattgtctttttggAAACTCTAAGTCTGTATGAGGCAGACGTTTGGATTCTAcaatgaaataatgtttttggtAGCAATGACTGAGCTCCTCATGTTTTCCCCCCCCATCAGGTGGACGCAGTAGCCAGGCCATCGTGGACGGAGCCATGAACTCTTTGCGGAGTCTGGTGAAAGATCGGCTCAGCGGCAAATCCGGCAGCTCTGGCTACAGAAAACAGGTAGATCCAGCAGTGCACCTTGCAGTAGCTTTATATTGAGGCTGTTTGAAACTGTGAAGTTGGTTAAGTCACGCTCAACTGCCTCCTAGCAGAGTGGCGGCGACGGCAGGAAGGAGGACGTAGTGGAGCTCACCGACGACAACTTTGACAAGTTGGTGCTGGAAAGTGATGATGTGTGGCTGGTGGAGTTCTTCGCCCCCTGGTGTGGACACTGCAAGAAGTAAGTTTGGTTCCTGACACAGTCCACATCAACATATCACAGTACAGCAGAGGTTTGCTGCTCTAAACCCTGAAATGTGATGTTTAAAAGAActaaataataatttcttttTGGAAACCAAAACGAGCTCTGCAGATTATCCATGCAGTCCTCAGTTTATAAACTACTAGTCTCTCAGCAAGAAGTAATCCCTATTAAAACTCTTCagacgtcagagatgtagtgtTCGAAATTCCTTGGATTTGTCCGGCTTTCCTCTGCCAACCTCATATTGAGGAATTGAACTCTGAGTGCACTGCATCATCCTCGTTTTTTCTCAACCATCGCTCCCTTCTGTTGTTGACAGCCTGGAGCCTGAGTGGGCGGCTGCAGCCACAGCTGTGAAGGAGCAGACCAAGGGCAGAGTTCGCCTTGGAGCCTTGGATGCGACTGTTCACCAGGCTGTGTCCGGCCGCTACGGGGTGAGTTAGACAAGAAATAATGTGGTACATGGAAACACGATTCAGATACTAACTTCTGTAGTTGCAAATTAACTAGAATAGCACTGCAAGATAGAAGTAAAACATTTGCTGAGCAATTTAACTAAACTTGAAGAAATCCTATGTAGCGTTCACTGAgtaacagcgccctctgcagccccACGTGGTGATAGATTCTGTGTCCGATCtattaagtggttttcatgtggagaaaaaaaacaagtcaatgtGTTGACTGGAGATCTGACAGCGTACTGTCagtgaactgaaacacaactgaacggtTGATATttcccatgatccccggcttcctgaaccagaagagcttcCACTGATACAAATCCAACAAACTCTGGTtaagaattcttcatattttactAGTTTCCTGGATATAAATgctggtttttaatgacttaATTAGTATTTTTTAACTCATCTTCAGTTTAGCTTTACTCTTCAACTTCATCTTtactttctgctgcagctcgtaGGTCCAACACTGTGACTGTAGCCGCAGATTATTTTATGTGGCAGTCACATAAAATAAGAGCACAAAGTGAATGATCCACAGCAAAGTCTTTAAAGACTTTTATTAGTTACATAACCGATTTTTAATATTACAGCTGAAGTCCTTCCATTAAAAGACATATCAGGTTAAATAGAATCATTAAAATATATCTTTCCccttctgtgtatttgtgtgtgtagatcCGTGGGTTTCCCACCATCAAGATTTTCCGCAAAGGCGAGGAGCCCGA is part of the Limanda limanda chromosome 18, fLimLim1.1, whole genome shotgun sequence genome and encodes:
- the pdia6 gene encoding protein disulfide-isomerase A6 isoform X2, which translates into the protein MRTLLLGVLGCSLLLCVRAMYSASDDVVELTPSNFNREVIQSDSLWLVEFYAPWCGHCQTLASDWKKVATALKGIVKIGAVDADQHKSLGGQYAVKGFPTIKIFGGNKNKPEEYQGGRSSQAIVDGAMNSLRSLVKDRLSGKSGSSGYRKQSGGDGRKEDVVELTDDNFDKLVLESDDVWLVEFFAPWCGHCKNLEPEWAAAATAVKEQTKGRVRLGALDATVHQAVSGRYGIRGFPTIKIFRKGEEPEDFQGGRTRGEIIERALDLYSDNAPPPEMLEILGEGVLKNTCEDSQLCIIAVLPHILDTGAAGRNGYLEVMVKMADKYKKKSWGWLWTEAGAQMDLEASLGIGGFGYPAMAAINTRKMKFALLRGSFSETGIHEFLRELSVGRGSTATLGGGVMPKIHAVESWDGKDGQLPVEEDYDLSDIDLDDFFEKTEL
- the pdia6 gene encoding protein disulfide-isomerase A6 isoform X1 produces the protein MRTLLLGVLGCSLLLCVRAMYSASDDVVELTPSNFNREVIQSDSLWLVEFYAPWCGHCQTLASDWKKVATALKGIVKIGAVDADQHKSLGGQYAVKGFPTIKIFGGNKNKPEEYQGGRSSQAIVDGAMNSLRSLVKDRLSGKSGSSGYRKQQSGGDGRKEDVVELTDDNFDKLVLESDDVWLVEFFAPWCGHCKNLEPEWAAAATAVKEQTKGRVRLGALDATVHQAVSGRYGIRGFPTIKIFRKGEEPEDFQGGRTRGEIIERALDLYSDNAPPPEMLEILGEGVLKNTCEDSQLCIIAVLPHILDTGAAGRNGYLEVMVKMADKYKKKSWGWLWTEAGAQMDLEASLGIGGFGYPAMAAINTRKMKFALLRGSFSETGIHEFLRELSVGRGSTATLGGGVMPKIHAVESWDGKDGQLPVEEDYDLSDIDLDDFFEKTEL